From the genome of Melitaea cinxia chromosome 12, ilMelCinx1.1, whole genome shotgun sequence, one region includes:
- the LOC123658153 gene encoding uncharacterized protein LOC123658153 isoform X1, translating into MLKFTVFIFASIAVCQIISTEGTPVLCGPTPNEVYSCLGAPKIVSPDVASQCNSSLPECERMTCIFRKSGWMDGEKVDKVKLSAHFDQLAKNNPEWAAGVENAKITCLTTDLPAQGIHLNCPAYDSTVCTFASFIKNTQPSQWKSNPKCSRARQFAASCPICPNDCFAPLVPVGSCNACLSLPRSP; encoded by the exons GTATGTCAAATCATTAGCACTGAAGGAACGCCTGTATTATGTGGTCCTACGCCTAACGAG gTGTATTCGTGCCTTGGCGCACCTAAGATAGTGAGTCCTGATGTAGCTAGCCAGTGTAACAGCAGTTTACCTGAG TGTGAAAGGATGACGTGCATATTTAGAAAATCTGGTTGGATGGACGGTGAAAAAGTGGACAAGGTGAAGCTGTCCGCCCACTTCGACCAGTTAGCCAAGAACAATCCTGAATGGGCAGCAGGGGTGGAGAACGCAAAGATTACCTGCCTGACAACTGATCTGCCGGCACAAGGCATTCATCTAAACTGTCCAGCTTATGACTCAACTGTCTGCACATTCGCAAGTTTCATTAAG AACACCCAGCCGTCTCAGTGGAAGTCGAATCCGAAGTGCAGTAGGGCGCGTCAGTTCGCGGCCTCCTGTCCCATCTGTCCTAACGATTGCTTCGCGCCCCTCGTGCCAGTCGGATCTTGCAACGCTTGTCTAAGTCTGCCTAGATCGCCTTGA
- the LOC123658153 gene encoding uncharacterized protein LOC123658153 isoform X2: MLKFTVFIFASIAVCQIISTEGTPVLCGPTPNEVYSCLGAPKIVSPDVASQCNSSLPECERMTCIFRKSGWMDGEKVDKVKLSAHFDQLAKNNPEWAAGVENAKITCLTTDLPAQGIHLNCPAYDSTVCTFASFIKNTQPSQWKSNPKCSRARQFAASCPICPNDCFAPLVPVGSCNACLSLPRSP; encoded by the exons GTATGTCAAATCATTAGCACTGAAGGAACGCCTGTATTATGTGGTCCTACGCCTAACGAG gTGTATTCGTGCCTTGGCGCACCTAAGATAGTGAGTCCTGATGTAGCTAGCCAGTGTAACAGCAGTTTACCTGAG TGTGAAAGGATGACGTGCATATTTAGAAAATCTGGTTGGATGGACGGTGAAAAAGTGGACAAGGTGAAGCTGTCCGCCCACTTCGACCAGTTAGCCAAGAACAATCCTGAATGGGCAGCAGGGGTGGAGAACGCAAAGATTACCTGCCTGACAACTGATCTGCCGGCACAAGGCATTCATCTAAACTGTCCAGCTTATGACTCAACTGTCTGCACATTCGCAAGTTTCATTAAG AACACCCAGCCGTCTCAGTGGAAGTCGAATCCGAAGTGCAGTAGGGCGCGTCAGTTCGCGGCCTCCTGTCCCATCTGTCCTAACGATTGCTTCGCGCCCCTCGTGCCAGTCGGATCTTGCAACGCTTGTCTA AGTCTACCTAGGTCACCTTAA